Sequence from the Candidatus Methylopumilus planktonicus genome:
CGATATGTGATTTTGATGATGTAGATTTAAGTAATCTACAAAGACAAATCATTCATGACACACAATCAGTTGGCATTAATAAAGCCTCTTCTGCAAAACAGTTTATTCAATTACTTAATCCAGATGTAGAAGTGATTGCTGTAACAGAAAAACAAACTGAAGCAAGCATGAAAGTCATTGTAAAAGATGTAGATGTCATTATTGATGGCTCAGATAATTTTACTACACGCTATGCGCTTAATCGAATCGCAGTGTCATTAAAGAAGCCACTAGTTTCAGGTGCTGCAGTGGGTTATGAAGGTCAGATTAGCGTCTTTGATATGAGACATGATAAGAGTCCTTGTTATCACTGTCTATTTCCAGATACAGGCGACCGCAGTGAAACGCGCTGTGCTGATAATGGTGTTTTTTCACCCACAGTGGGCATGATAGGCACTGCTCAAGCTGCCGAAGTCATGAAGATTATTTTAGGCATAGGCGAGTCTTTAGAGGGGCGCTTATTATTGCTTGATGTGAAATCGATGCAATGGAAAAATATTCAACTTAAAAAAGATCCATCTTGCGCTGTTTGTTCTAAGTGATTTTTTATGGCAGACATCTGCCCTGAGGCCTGATATCACTTATCCCTATGTTAAAATGAATCTTTAACGAATCCTCTATGTGCTTTATTCATGGAAAATAATCTCTCTAAACCTTTTAGCCCAAAAGATATTGAAAGTCATTGGTATGATTTTTGGGAATCAAAAGGCTTTTATCAAGCAGGCTTAGATACTAAGCAAAAAAATTCATTTTGTATTTTATTGCCGCCACCCAACGTCACAGGAACGTTGCATATGGGGCATGGATTCAATCAAACACT
This genomic interval carries:
- a CDS encoding HesA/MoeB/ThiF family protein, with protein sequence MDDQQLLRYSRHILLPDIEYQGQEKLLNSHILIVGAGGLGSPIAIYCAAAGVGKMTICDFDDVDLSNLQRQIIHDTQSVGINKASSAKQFIQLLNPDVEVIAVTEKQTEASMKVIVKDVDVIIDGSDNFTTRYALNRIAVSLKKPLVSGAAVGYEGQISVFDMRHDKSPCYHCLFPDTGDRSETRCADNGVFSPTVGMIGTAQAAEVMKIILGIGESLEGRLLLLDVKSMQWKNIQLKKDPSCAVCSK